From the genome of Nitrosomonas sp., one region includes:
- a CDS encoding ketoacyl-ACP synthase III — protein MYSRIVGTGSYLPEKILTNHDLEKMVETSDEWIRSRTGITQRHIARDDQKASDLAYFASQEAMKAAGVTNKDIDLIIVATTTPDMIFPSTACILQDKLGIDHCPAFDVQAVCSGFVYALATADMFVSSGKCRNALIVGAEIYSKILDWKDRSTCVLFGDGAGAVVLSQSEEPGILSSHLHASGSYKDVLSVPGSIGGGVVQGDPYINMEGGTVFKFAVKVLEDVVHEAVEENKLTPSDIDWLIPHQANIRIIRSTAQKLGIPLDKVVVTVDKHGNTSAASIPLALDMAVRDGRIHKDQLVLLEGVGGGFTWGAVLLRW, from the coding sequence ATGTATTCACGTATCGTAGGTACAGGCAGCTATTTGCCGGAAAAGATTCTAACCAATCATGACTTGGAAAAGATGGTGGAAACAAGTGATGAATGGATACGCTCGCGCACGGGAATTACGCAGCGTCATATTGCGCGTGATGATCAAAAGGCCAGTGATTTGGCGTATTTTGCCAGTCAAGAAGCAATGAAAGCGGCGGGTGTGACCAATAAGGATATTGATTTAATCATTGTGGCAACGACTACACCGGATATGATTTTTCCGAGCACCGCGTGTATTTTGCAAGATAAACTGGGTATAGATCATTGTCCGGCGTTCGATGTACAGGCTGTTTGCAGTGGTTTTGTTTATGCGCTGGCGACTGCCGATATGTTTGTCAGTTCCGGCAAATGCCGGAATGCGCTGATTGTCGGCGCTGAAATTTACTCCAAAATATTGGATTGGAAAGATCGAAGCACCTGTGTTTTGTTTGGCGATGGCGCCGGTGCGGTTGTGCTTTCTCAAAGTGAAGAACCCGGTATTTTATCAAGTCATTTGCATGCCAGCGGCAGTTACAAGGATGTGCTTTCGGTTCCAGGCAGTATCGGTGGTGGTGTGGTTCAGGGCGATCCCTATATCAATATGGAAGGCGGAACGGTTTTTAAATTTGCGGTCAAAGTGCTGGAAGATGTTGTGCATGAGGCGGTTGAAGAAAACAAGTTGACACCTTCGGATATCGACTGGCTGATACCGCATCAGGCCAATATTCGCATTATTCGTTCAACGGCACAGAAACTGGGTATACCCTTGGACAAAGTCGTTGTAACCGTTGACAAACACGGCAATACATCCGCGGCTTCTATTCCTCTGGCACTGGATATGGCGGTGAGGGATGGCCGTATCCATAAGGATCAGCTTGTGCTGCTAGAAGGTGTTGGCGGTGGTTTCACATGGGGGGCGGTACTGCTGCGCTGGTAA
- the plsX gene encoding phosphate acyltransferase PlsX, protein MDITVAIDCMGGDHGPHVTVPSAIDYLKHDPEANIILVGIPEAIEAELQVAKFKPGTRVRIHPASEVVGMDESPALALRNKKDSSMRVSINLVKTGEAQACISAGNTGALLATSRFVLKTIPGIDRPALAVVLPTITGHTYVLDLGANVNCTAEHLLQFGVMGASLVSSVENKTAPSVGLLNIGEEEIKGNEIVKQAADLLRGSGLNFYGNVEGDDIYKGTTDVVVCDGFVGNVTLKTSEGLAQMLATYLREEFKRNLLTKLAGVVALPVINAFKRRVDHRQYNGASFLGLKGIVIKSHGSADVFAFRSAIKRAADEVRGGMLRRITERVAELSRQS, encoded by the coding sequence TTGGATATCACGGTCGCGATAGATTGCATGGGGGGCGATCATGGTCCTCATGTGACAGTACCTTCAGCGATTGATTATCTAAAACATGATCCCGAAGCGAATATTATTCTGGTAGGTATTCCCGAAGCGATTGAAGCTGAATTACAGGTTGCAAAATTCAAACCCGGAACGCGTGTTAGAATCCATCCGGCAAGTGAGGTCGTGGGTATGGATGAATCTCCTGCGCTGGCTTTGCGTAACAAAAAAGACTCTTCCATGCGCGTTTCGATTAATCTGGTCAAGACAGGTGAAGCCCAGGCCTGTATCAGTGCTGGAAATACAGGCGCATTGCTGGCAACCTCGCGTTTCGTTTTGAAAACAATTCCCGGGATTGATCGTCCAGCACTGGCCGTTGTTTTGCCAACTATCACAGGTCATACTTATGTGCTCGATTTGGGCGCAAATGTCAATTGCACAGCCGAACACCTGTTACAATTCGGGGTTATGGGCGCATCATTGGTCTCATCCGTAGAAAATAAAACTGCGCCTAGTGTAGGGTTGTTGAATATTGGCGAAGAAGAAATCAAAGGTAACGAAATCGTTAAACAGGCAGCAGACTTGCTGCGTGGTAGCGGACTTAACTTTTATGGTAATGTAGAAGGCGATGACATTTATAAAGGGACGACAGATGTCGTTGTCTGCGACGGCTTTGTCGGAAATGTGACGCTTAAAACATCCGAGGGTCTGGCGCAAATGCTGGCTACGTATCTGCGCGAAGAGTTTAAACGTAATTTGCTGACCAAGCTTGCCGGTGTGGTTGCCCTGCCTGTAATCAACGCATTTAAACGCCGGGTGGATCACCGCCAGTATAATGGCGCAAGCTTCCTGGGGCTAAAAGGTATTGTCATTAAAAGTCACGGGTCTGCTGACGTTTTTGCATTTCGTTCAGCAATTAAACGTGCGGCCGACGAAGTGCGCGGCGGTATGTTGCGCCGTATCACTGAACGTGTGGCCGAGTTGTCCAGACAATCCTGA
- the rpmF gene encoding 50S ribosomal protein L32, producing the protein MAVQQNKKSPSKRGMHRSHDALKNPPLAIEPSTGEVHLRHHISPNGYYRGKKVVQTKSDD; encoded by the coding sequence ATGGCAGTGCAACAAAATAAAAAATCCCCTTCAAAAAGGGGGATGCATCGATCGCATGATGCTTTGAAAAATCCACCATTAGCCATTGAACCCAGCACAGGAGAGGTTCATCTGCGTCATCATATCAGCCCGAATGGCTATTATCGCGGTAAAAAGGTCGTTCAAACCAAATCCGACGATTAA